The following proteins are encoded in a genomic region of Reichenbachiella sp.:
- a CDS encoding inorganic diphosphatase encodes MKIYPSNPWHKVKVGDRTPDVVNGIIEIPQNTRAKYELDKESGLLMMDRVLYSAMYYPANYGFIPQTYCDDGDPLDIVVLSQIDIVPMCIVSAKVIGVMRMLDGGEADDKIIAVAENDMSVNHMNDISELPEHFCKELKNFFEDYKKLENKTVEVEEFQDASTAKQIILQSMEDYKQLMAD; translated from the coding sequence ATGAAAATATATCCAAGCAATCCCTGGCACAAAGTGAAAGTTGGGGATCGAACGCCGGACGTTGTGAACGGTATCATTGAAATTCCACAAAACACAAGAGCAAAGTACGAGCTGGACAAGGAATCGGGCCTCCTTATGATGGATCGTGTACTGTACTCAGCGATGTACTACCCAGCCAACTATGGTTTTATCCCACAGACGTATTGCGATGATGGTGATCCGCTAGACATCGTGGTTTTGTCGCAAATTGATATTGTACCAATGTGTATCGTATCTGCCAAAGTAATCGGTGTGATGCGCATGCTAGATGGTGGTGAAGCGGATGATAAGATCATCGCAGTAGCTGAAAACGACATGAGTGTTAATCACATGAATGACATATCTGAGTTGCCAGAGCATTTTTGTAAGGAATTGAAAAACTTCTTTGAGGACTACAAAAAATTAGAAAACAAAACAGTAGAAGTTGAAGAGTTTCAAGATGCTTCTACAGCCAAGCAGATTATCCTACAAAGTATGGAAGATTACAAACAGCTAATGGCTGACTAA
- a CDS encoding 4'-phosphopantetheinyl transferase family protein, translating into MRTHWIKTNPNSTTVGLAEITSEKDEILSHDHADLDHLHPKKRLEFLASRQLIKQMCTKLNIPYQGIEKDEFGKPHLIDSSYQISISHSYPMVACAIHPSQPCGIDIESSRPQLLKIRHKFLNPEELIYCGDDLKKLCLHWSTKEALYKIHGRKTLIFAEQLAILKITSEEIQAQIIIDETADNFILNYEYFLEYFLVYNV; encoded by the coding sequence ATGCGCACGCATTGGATAAAAACAAATCCAAACAGCACGACTGTCGGGCTAGCAGAAATAACTTCCGAAAAGGATGAAATTCTATCTCATGATCACGCTGACCTTGATCATTTACATCCAAAAAAAAGGCTGGAATTTTTGGCTTCGCGTCAATTGATCAAACAGATGTGTACCAAACTAAATATTCCTTATCAAGGCATTGAAAAGGATGAATTTGGCAAACCGCATTTGATTGACTCTTCTTATCAAATCTCTATTTCTCATAGCTATCCTATGGTAGCCTGTGCCATTCACCCCAGCCAACCCTGCGGTATTGACATAGAGTCTAGTCGACCACAATTACTAAAAATCAGACATAAGTTCCTTAATCCAGAAGAACTAATCTATTGCGGTGACGATTTAAAAAAATTATGTCTGCACTGGTCTACAAAAGAGGCTTTGTACAAAATACACGGAAGGAAAACCCTGATTTTCGCCGAACAACTGGCTATTCTGAAAATTACTTCTGAAGAAATACAGGCTCAAATTATAATCGATGAAACCGCTGATAATTTCATACTTAATTATGAGTATTTTTTAGAATATTTTCTGGTTTATAACGTTTAA
- the mgtE gene encoding magnesium transporter translates to MIEHMEFELSKEYLERFTEAVDAKEKDFVISTLEGVNPADISEVIRELDAEQTKFVIDLLDVEVGAEIIVNLEEDRQSLFLENFTADELAGFVDQMDSDDGVDVINELPIEKREEVIASVENQEKAGYILDLLRYEEDVAGGLMAKEMIRANLNWTIQQCIEEIRKQAENVEKIYSVYVVDNEGKLLGRVSLKKIILSEPDALVADIYEEDIVSVGTHADEEEVALTMQKYDLEALPVVNVKGKLVGRITIDDAMDVITEQAEEDRQMMTGISGDVEEDDTVWVLSKARLPWLVIGLVGGLLGAKFISLFEKDIALIPAMAFFIPLITATGGNVGIQSSSIVVQGLASYNAFEDSLFKKMTKVLFVAVVNGMILALIVFGIVIFSSSDQAMAGTVAIALFSVVLLASFMGTVTPLILDRIGINPAMASGPFITTANDLLGLTVYFLVAHFLYGF, encoded by the coding sequence ATGATTGAGCACATGGAGTTTGAACTGTCGAAGGAGTACCTCGAGCGATTTACCGAAGCGGTAGATGCTAAAGAGAAGGACTTTGTCATTTCTACGCTCGAAGGTGTTAATCCTGCTGATATTTCGGAGGTCATTAGAGAGTTGGATGCTGAGCAGACCAAGTTTGTTATTGACCTGCTGGATGTCGAAGTTGGGGCTGAGATCATTGTCAATCTCGAAGAAGACCGCCAATCTTTATTCCTTGAGAATTTTACCGCTGATGAACTTGCTGGGTTTGTAGATCAGATGGATTCGGATGATGGGGTGGACGTCATCAACGAACTTCCTATCGAGAAGCGAGAAGAGGTAATTGCTTCCGTAGAAAATCAGGAAAAGGCCGGATACATTTTGGACCTTTTGCGCTACGAAGAAGATGTAGCGGGTGGTTTGATGGCAAAGGAGATGATCCGTGCCAATCTCAATTGGACGATCCAGCAGTGTATCGAAGAAATCCGAAAGCAGGCCGAAAATGTAGAGAAAATTTATTCGGTCTATGTGGTAGACAATGAAGGCAAATTGCTAGGCCGTGTATCGCTGAAGAAAATTATCCTATCCGAGCCGGATGCCTTGGTGGCAGATATTTACGAAGAAGATATCGTTTCGGTAGGTACGCATGCCGACGAAGAAGAAGTAGCACTTACCATGCAGAAGTACGACCTGGAAGCACTTCCAGTAGTCAACGTCAAGGGCAAACTCGTTGGGCGTATTACCATTGATGATGCGATGGATGTAATCACCGAACAAGCCGAAGAAGATCGTCAAATGATGACAGGTATCTCTGGTGATGTAGAGGAAGATGATACCGTTTGGGTGCTTTCTAAAGCACGTTTGCCTTGGTTGGTCATTGGACTGGTAGGGGGATTACTCGGTGCCAAATTCATCAGTTTGTTTGAAAAAGATATTGCGCTCATCCCAGCCATGGCATTTTTTATTCCGCTAATCACAGCGACGGGTGGAAATGTTGGGATTCAATCTTCATCCATTGTAGTACAAGGTTTAGCCAGTTACAATGCTTTTGAAGATTCACTTTTCAAAAAAATGACCAAAGTACTATTCGTAGCCGTGGTCAATGGAATGATCCTGGCACTCATCGTTTTTGGCATTGTGATATTTTCTAGCTCAGATCAGGCGATGGCGGGTACTGTGGCGATTGCGCTTTTTAGTGTGGTACTTCTGGCATCTTTTATGGGCACCGTCACTCCGTTGATTTTGGATCGCATCGGTATCAATCCGGCCATGGCATCAGGGCCATTCATTACCACCGCCAATGATTTGCTAGGACTGACGGTATATTTTCTAGTCGCACACTTTCTATACGGTTTTTAA
- the folB gene encoding dihydroneopterin aldolase: protein MTTIRLEGLDFFAHHGFYEEERKVGNKYTVDIEVLVENTSYTDDDLEKTINYEEIYLIASTIMSVSTKLLETLASSMCRELLKQFGSIQQVTATVSKHNPPIKGVCKRASVSITQSR, encoded by the coding sequence ATGACTACAATAAGGCTGGAGGGATTGGATTTCTTCGCCCATCATGGGTTTTACGAAGAAGAACGGAAGGTAGGAAATAAATACACGGTTGATATAGAGGTGTTGGTCGAGAACACATCGTATACGGACGATGATCTTGAAAAAACCATCAATTATGAAGAGATTTATCTAATAGCTTCGACCATCATGTCAGTATCCACTAAACTACTTGAAACCTTGGCTTCTTCGATGTGTAGAGAGTTGCTCAAGCAATTTGGATCCATTCAACAAGTTACCGCTACGGTTAGTAAACATAATCCCCCGATAAAAGGAGTTTGTAAAAGAGCTTCGGTTTCCATTACCCAATCCAGATAA
- a CDS encoding thioredoxin-like domain-containing protein: MNLRLFLTLSALLSYSFCTAQNVVSKDLRLYNVVTDNEITMSHFDSHDAVVMVFTSIRCPYAKLYKDRVSALSEQYADQNVRFLFVNPHAAHPSKKETIALMKEEASSLDDMLYFSDTNHEARKLLNVEKSPEVIILTPSSKGYRKVYQGAIDDSPQSEALVRNNYVQMTLNNVLSNKEVSVAYQQPVGCRIK, translated from the coding sequence ATGAACCTAAGACTCTTCCTAACACTAAGCGCGTTACTTTCCTATTCTTTTTGTACGGCCCAAAATGTAGTCAGCAAAGACCTTCGTCTATACAATGTAGTGACAGATAACGAAATCACTATGAGCCATTTTGACTCTCACGACGCGGTCGTTATGGTTTTCACAAGTATTCGATGCCCGTATGCCAAACTTTATAAAGATCGGGTGAGTGCTCTATCAGAACAATACGCTGACCAAAATGTTCGATTCTTATTTGTGAACCCACATGCGGCACATCCTTCAAAAAAAGAAACTATTGCCCTAATGAAAGAGGAAGCTAGTAGCCTTGATGATATGCTTTACTTCTCGGATACGAATCATGAGGCACGCAAATTATTGAATGTAGAAAAAAGTCCTGAAGTAATAATTCTAACTCCTTCCTCCAAAGGATACCGAAAAGTATATCAGGGAGCGATAGATGACAGCCCGCAGTCAGAAGCATTAGTTCGTAACAATTACGTCCAGATGACATTGAATAATGTGCTATCCAACAAAGAAGTTTCTGTAGCCTATCAGCAGCCAGTGGGATGCAGAATCAAATAG
- a CDS encoding DUF4097 family beta strand repeat-containing protein, translating into MKKALFTSLLISGLLLSVNGLAQKQKYSFNEVYDVSNSPKLTINTADGDVSVYPSEKDKIEVFYIVERNNEVLKISPKELEEEFVIEVSSGNNYLTISVKQRYQYRMRDWRNRLNVSFEIYTPFKTSCDLRTSDGDVKLKGLTAAQELQTSDGDIDVTNVNGDLYARTSDGDIYVNQVVGDVESITSDGDIELKNIEGDVQGRTSDGDVELEDIKGSVDLVTSDGDVTALGVDGDLELTSSDGDLRVGRANGILVLNTSDGDISFRDITGSLKARTSDGEIKGNIIQLDGDLELRTSDGNIAVTIPRNKGFDLLLRGEDIRTVLDNFSGTSKDHLVEGRVNGGGSLVSLHASGGDVSLFYD; encoded by the coding sequence ATGAAAAAAGCTCTATTTACCTCTCTACTAATAAGTGGCCTTCTATTATCAGTCAATGGACTTGCTCAAAAGCAAAAATATTCCTTCAACGAGGTTTATGATGTATCCAATTCACCTAAGCTGACCATCAATACAGCGGACGGTGATGTGTCTGTCTATCCATCTGAAAAGGACAAAATTGAAGTCTTCTATATCGTTGAGCGAAACAATGAAGTGTTAAAAATCTCTCCAAAAGAATTGGAAGAGGAATTTGTCATAGAGGTCTCCTCCGGGAATAACTATTTGACTATATCAGTAAAGCAGCGGTACCAATACCGAATGAGAGATTGGAGGAATAGACTCAATGTGTCTTTTGAAATTTACACCCCTTTCAAAACCTCATGTGATCTAAGAACATCTGATGGAGATGTGAAATTGAAAGGATTGACTGCTGCTCAGGAGTTGCAAACTAGTGATGGGGATATTGATGTGACGAATGTAAATGGAGATTTGTATGCGCGCACTTCTGATGGTGATATTTATGTAAATCAAGTCGTTGGAGATGTAGAGTCAATCACAAGTGATGGTGACATTGAACTGAAAAATATAGAAGGAGATGTGCAGGGTCGTACATCAGACGGAGATGTTGAGTTGGAAGATATAAAAGGAAGTGTTGACTTAGTAACTAGCGACGGAGATGTAACAGCCTTAGGAGTTGACGGAGATTTAGAGTTGACGAGTAGTGATGGGGATCTTCGCGTGGGCCGAGCCAATGGAATCCTGGTCTTGAATACATCTGATGGCGACATCTCGTTTCGAGATATCACTGGGTCTTTGAAAGCAAGAACCTCTGACGGAGAGATCAAAGGAAATATAATACAGCTAGACGGTGATCTGGAATTGCGTACCTCAGATGGAAATATAGCAGTCACCATTCCAAGGAATAAAGGTTTTGACCTTTTATTAAGAGGAGAAGATATACGAACGGTCTTGGATAATTTTTCAGGAACTTCGAAAGATCATTTGGTCGAGGGCCGAGTTAATGGTGGTGGCTCATTGGTGAGTTTGCATGCTTCTGGTGGAGACGTAAGTTTATTCTACGATTGA
- a CDS encoding NAD(P)-dependent oxidoreductase, translating to MTNNRILIIDEMHKSISPLLTKAGFEPNYSPNISREEIINHKDQFVGFVVRSKTTIDKELLAGQQELKFIARAGAGVDQCDVDYLASRNIELLNAPEGNRDALGEHVVGMLLSLSNNLRHGDMDVRNKVWDREGNRGFEISGKTVGLLGYGHMGSAVAEKLSGFGCRVIAHDKYKENYGDLYAEQVDMEDVFEQADIFSLHVPLTEETRNLVDLAYLSKFKKPIVFINASRGEVVPLKDLLAAMKDGTVRMAALDVLENEKLHFLTDAQAKVFNQLIKDDRVLFSPHVGGWSFESYQKINEVLVDKIKHLNLNDGK from the coding sequence ATGACTAATAATCGCATTTTAATTATCGATGAAATGCACAAAAGCATTTCTCCTTTGTTGACAAAAGCGGGTTTCGAACCCAATTATTCGCCCAATATTTCCCGAGAAGAAATTATTAATCACAAAGACCAGTTCGTGGGCTTTGTGGTGAGGAGCAAGACTACTATTGACAAAGAATTGCTGGCAGGTCAGCAAGAGCTGAAGTTTATCGCCCGAGCCGGTGCTGGGGTAGATCAGTGTGATGTCGACTATTTGGCTTCAAGAAATATTGAATTGCTCAATGCGCCAGAAGGCAATCGCGATGCGTTAGGGGAGCATGTCGTGGGGATGTTGCTTTCTTTGTCAAACAACCTTCGCCATGGCGATATGGATGTACGAAACAAAGTCTGGGATCGAGAAGGCAATCGAGGGTTTGAAATTAGTGGAAAGACGGTTGGTTTGCTGGGTTATGGACATATGGGAAGTGCCGTGGCGGAAAAACTTAGCGGGTTTGGATGTCGAGTGATCGCGCATGACAAATACAAGGAAAACTACGGAGACCTATACGCCGAGCAGGTGGATATGGAGGATGTCTTTGAGCAGGCTGACATATTCAGTCTGCATGTGCCGCTGACTGAAGAAACCAGAAATTTGGTTGATCTCGCTTACCTCAGTAAATTCAAAAAACCGATCGTGTTCATTAATGCTTCGAGAGGGGAGGTAGTGCCATTGAAAGACCTACTTGCCGCGATGAAAGACGGCACCGTACGTATGGCGGCATTGGACGTGCTGGAGAATGAAAAATTGCATTTTCTGACAGACGCGCAAGCCAAAGTATTCAACCAATTGATCAAAGATGATCGCGTATTGTTTTCACCACACGTCGGTGGATGGTCCTTCGAATCCTATCAAAAGATCAACGAAGTCCTAGTAGATAAAATCAAACACTTAAACCTGAATGATGGAAAATAA
- a CDS encoding T9SS type A sorting domain-containing protein encodes MKNILLSLVILTFTQVKAQTFDVHTPKTFSEILTQSHHVAWTPSSISAIENLKHIIVLDAENQADALMLDDVSTATTSFKSTDHLVGSSATYASLLRGMFQLVDINSNTDAALSDQFLIKPLLNSYSALNADGSGLVTSDAGSYYVDENGGYLVFELDGTAASTTLKAVAQYDYNTSTGKFEKNTFWTTQWLMITGEDLVLTSTEGNASAFYLANPFDLIDFSLELGSDFNPGNTEWQDNEFAAFPDDAWDYGESALFGDQFSKDVDESYQTQFGNSSEASTVASEALDAIETTLSSAGESLRYDPAVYLAFRDNLLARTFGANDIYNSKLDESTVEHVYFTNATDDEGVHHPFMVIASHNASDGPNFLIDVARPPGDGEGGGYEEQTITRNAVLEVKLVKIPLKDYGLVEELTDNDLSTYGSLASDLNLDPSTYDTYNYTGTASSGIAIDGVVIYPSYNNNLRVAAADAEITSTGIHVGRGMGLHYHADGHGYNGNGINLYNYSDYDGQNHPPLIGFAYDGIALFGKYEANYPNMEGYSEDLDEYGGHDHSSFGYHYHAFAGDMTYQGQDGGTVGPFTQHHLLVGAWRGNINDIPGFNEASTAQLKDEDTGRFAGAAYDSSEVTTLSVRDLKSGMKVYPNPNTGAFVVEAEGVERLTLYELNGQSLQTVTIEKNEVLVEFKNISKGLYFLKGEGLQTSFVRKVVIK; translated from the coding sequence ATGAAAAATATATTACTGTCCCTTGTCATACTTACTTTCACACAAGTTAAAGCGCAGACCTTCGATGTGCATACTCCGAAGACTTTCTCGGAGATATTGACTCAGTCTCATCATGTGGCTTGGACTCCATCGAGTATTTCAGCTATAGAAAACCTAAAACATATCATTGTGCTGGACGCCGAGAATCAGGCTGATGCACTGATGTTGGATGATGTCTCCACGGCCACAACCAGTTTTAAGAGTACCGATCATCTCGTTGGCAGCTCGGCTACCTATGCTTCGTTATTGCGTGGCATGTTTCAATTGGTAGATATCAATTCTAATACTGATGCTGCTTTGTCTGACCAATTTTTGATTAAGCCCTTACTTAATAGTTATTCGGCCTTGAATGCCGATGGTTCGGGTTTGGTAACTTCTGACGCTGGGTCCTATTATGTGGATGAAAATGGAGGTTATCTCGTTTTTGAATTGGATGGAACTGCCGCCAGTACAACGCTCAAAGCTGTGGCGCAATATGATTACAATACGTCAACCGGAAAATTTGAGAAGAACACATTCTGGACAACTCAGTGGTTGATGATAACAGGGGAGGATCTTGTTTTGACTTCGACGGAAGGCAATGCATCAGCTTTCTATTTGGCTAATCCTTTTGATCTGATAGATTTTAGTTTGGAGTTGGGATCTGATTTTAATCCTGGAAATACAGAATGGCAAGACAATGAATTTGCCGCTTTCCCAGATGATGCTTGGGATTATGGGGAAAGTGCTTTGTTTGGAGATCAATTTTCGAAGGACGTCGACGAGAGCTATCAAACGCAATTCGGGAACTCATCTGAAGCTAGCACGGTAGCAAGTGAAGCACTTGATGCCATAGAAACAACCCTAAGTAGTGCTGGAGAATCTCTTCGCTATGACCCTGCAGTTTACCTGGCATTTAGAGATAATTTATTGGCAAGAACTTTTGGTGCGAATGATATCTACAACAGCAAATTGGATGAAAGCACGGTCGAGCATGTTTATTTCACCAATGCAACAGACGATGAGGGGGTGCACCACCCTTTCATGGTCATTGCCTCGCACAATGCGTCTGATGGCCCCAATTTTCTGATCGATGTAGCCCGACCTCCAGGTGACGGAGAAGGTGGAGGATATGAGGAGCAGACCATTACGAGGAATGCCGTGTTGGAAGTGAAATTGGTTAAAATTCCGTTGAAAGACTATGGACTGGTCGAAGAGCTAACAGACAATGATTTATCTACTTATGGTAGTTTGGCTAGTGATTTAAACTTAGATCCTTCAACATACGATACTTACAATTATACGGGTACTGCTTCGAGCGGAATTGCCATCGATGGGGTGGTGATTTACCCTTCTTACAACAACAATTTGCGAGTAGCGGCGGCTGATGCAGAAATTACCAGTACAGGCATTCATGTAGGAAGAGGTATGGGACTGCACTATCACGCCGATGGACATGGATACAATGGTAATGGTATCAATTTGTATAATTATTCTGATTATGATGGGCAAAATCACCCTCCATTGATTGGTTTCGCTTATGATGGAATCGCACTTTTCGGAAAATACGAGGCGAACTATCCGAATATGGAAGGATATAGTGAAGACCTGGACGAGTATGGAGGGCACGATCATAGTAGTTTTGGTTATCATTATCATGCTTTTGCGGGTGATATGACCTACCAAGGTCAGGATGGTGGCACTGTCGGCCCATTTACTCAGCATCACCTATTGGTAGGTGCATGGCGAGGTAATATCAATGACATTCCTGGGTTTAATGAAGCAAGTACAGCACAATTAAAAGATGAAGATACTGGACGTTTTGCAGGTGCAGCCTATGATTCTTCAGAAGTTACGACTTTGTCCGTGAGGGATTTGAAAAGTGGGATGAAGGTTTATCCAAATCCAAATACTGGTGCATTTGTGGTGGAAGCCGAAGGAGTAGAGCGACTCACTCTCTATGAACTCAACGGTCAATCTTTACAAACAGTGACTATAGAAAAGAATGAGGTTTTAGTGGAATTTAAAAATATCAGTAAGGGACTGTATTTTCTTAAGGGAGAAGGATTACAGACGTCTTTTGTTAGGAAAGTTGTGATCAAATAA
- the rsmA gene encoding 16S rRNA (adenine(1518)-N(6)/adenine(1519)-N(6))-dimethyltransferase RsmA: MAGVKPKKHLGQHFLKDQNIADNIVKGLFDVTDPSCVLEVGPGTGVLSDLMVDKGIDQLVLMDLDAESVDYLKNRYIGQKVDIQFTDFLKSDFKEIFGDQPLSIIGNFPYNISSQIFFKVLENRNQVNYVVGMIQKEVADRIVSKEGNKTYGILSVLLQAYYDIEYLFTVPPHVFNPPPKVNSGVIRLVRNNVKQLDCDEKLFIRVVKEGFGKRRKTLRNALKGLNLPESMMEMDVLNMRAEQLSVADFIELTKLIEGHD, encoded by the coding sequence ATGGCTGGAGTAAAACCCAAAAAACATCTCGGACAGCATTTCCTTAAAGATCAAAACATCGCAGACAACATTGTCAAAGGTTTGTTTGACGTGACGGATCCGTCTTGTGTCTTGGAAGTGGGGCCCGGCACTGGCGTGCTTTCAGATTTGATGGTCGATAAAGGAATTGATCAGTTGGTATTGATGGATTTGGACGCTGAATCTGTCGATTATCTCAAGAATAGATACATCGGGCAAAAGGTAGATATCCAATTTACAGATTTTCTTAAAAGTGATTTTAAGGAAATTTTTGGCGACCAGCCATTGAGTATTATTGGCAATTTTCCCTACAATATATCCTCTCAGATCTTCTTCAAGGTTTTGGAGAATAGAAATCAGGTGAACTACGTCGTAGGGATGATTCAAAAAGAAGTTGCCGATCGAATCGTTTCTAAAGAAGGAAATAAGACTTATGGTATCCTTAGCGTATTGCTACAAGCCTATTATGATATCGAATATTTATTCACCGTTCCGCCTCATGTCTTCAACCCGCCACCCAAGGTGAATTCGGGGGTTATCCGATTGGTAAGGAATAATGTAAAGCAATTGGATTGCGACGAAAAGCTATTTATAAGAGTCGTGAAGGAAGGATTCGGAAAGCGACGCAAAACCTTGCGAAACGCCTTGAAAGGGCTAAATTTGCCCGAATCCATGATGGAGATGGACGTGCTAAATATGCGCGCTGAGCAGCTCTCCGTAGCGGATTTTATAGAACTAACTAAACTAATTGAGGGTCATGATTGA
- a CDS encoding DivIVA domain-containing protein yields the protein MKITPLEIRQKTFEKSFRGLDKDEVTAFLLSLSHEWERFLDENKDLKQQREKLEKEVQKLREVETTLFKTLKTAEDTGASVVDQANKTAALHLKEAQINADAMISEAKNKARAIIERAEMEARDVMEEMTGEVKELEENYRIIENQRDNIISQLKMLSGDVMSKVEKVKYQESGIETHVKKVKQLLRETSERVSNHSDESVSKIESIKLEEVKITKEPIQEDNLEEARPQANDQTTVKKNYISEENPIARTVSTPQVVKPKVKKEPVAEGGLSFFDELED from the coding sequence AGGGCTCGATAAGGACGAGGTTACAGCATTTTTATTATCCCTTTCGCACGAATGGGAGCGTTTCCTAGATGAAAACAAAGACTTAAAACAGCAGAGGGAAAAGCTGGAAAAAGAAGTGCAGAAGCTACGTGAAGTAGAAACTACACTTTTCAAAACACTGAAAACTGCAGAGGATACTGGCGCCAGTGTGGTAGATCAGGCCAATAAAACTGCAGCCCTTCACCTCAAAGAAGCACAAATCAACGCAGATGCAATGATCAGCGAAGCTAAAAACAAAGCGCGTGCGATCATTGAAAGAGCCGAAATGGAAGCCCGTGATGTCATGGAAGAAATGACTGGTGAAGTGAAGGAATTGGAAGAAAATTATCGAATCATCGAGAACCAAAGAGACAATATTATTTCTCAACTCAAAATGCTCTCTGGTGATGTCATGAGTAAGGTGGAAAAGGTCAAATACCAGGAATCTGGCATTGAAACCCACGTGAAGAAAGTGAAGCAATTGCTTCGTGAAACTTCCGAGCGGGTAAGTAACCACTCGGACGAAAGCGTGTCTAAAATAGAATCTATAAAGCTAGAGGAAGTTAAAATAACAAAGGAGCCAATCCAGGAAGACAATCTGGAGGAAGCTAGACCTCAAGCCAACGACCAGACTACAGTGAAGAAAAATTACATTTCTGAAGAAAATCCGATTGCGAGAACGGTCTCTACGCCTCAGGTGGTTAAACCAAAGGTGAAAAAAGAACCGGTAGCGGAAGGAGGATTGTCATTTTTTGACGAGTTGGAAGATTAA
- the pdxA gene encoding 4-hydroxythreonine-4-phosphate dehydrogenase PdxA, translated as MDKESKSHKQKPLIGITMGDINGIGPEVIIKALENSKITQHLTPIIYGSAKVLSFYRKQLNRDNFNFSPINDLSKPYHRKVNVLNCWEEVVEINPGQDNAIGGQYAFKALEAATNDLKEGKIAALVTAPINKLNIQNDDFKFAGHTEYLAEKAGSKESLMFMVADSMRVGVLTGHIPLKDVAAGVTKESIIKKLKMMSKSLKQDFGIQKPKIAVLGLNPHAGEDGLLGNEEIEIIRPAIEEFKSKGQIVMGPYPADGFFGSGEHHKFDAVLAMYHDQGLIPFKSLTFSTGVNFTAGLPFVRTSPDHGTAYAIAGKDQADEGSMRTAIFAALDIANSRLENTES; from the coding sequence ATGGACAAAGAATCTAAAAGCCATAAACAAAAACCTTTAATAGGAATCACGATGGGCGACATCAACGGCATCGGGCCGGAGGTGATCATCAAAGCGCTGGAAAATAGCAAGATTACCCAGCATCTTACTCCCATTATTTATGGCTCAGCAAAAGTACTTTCGTTTTACAGAAAGCAGCTTAACCGCGACAATTTTAATTTTTCGCCAATCAACGATTTGTCTAAACCTTATCATCGAAAAGTGAATGTGCTCAACTGCTGGGAAGAAGTAGTCGAAATCAATCCTGGACAAGACAATGCCATCGGTGGTCAATATGCCTTCAAAGCACTAGAGGCTGCCACTAATGATTTGAAAGAAGGGAAGATCGCAGCACTGGTTACGGCGCCCATCAATAAATTGAATATTCAAAACGATGATTTCAAGTTTGCCGGACATACTGAATACCTCGCTGAGAAAGCGGGTTCAAAAGAAAGTTTAATGTTTATGGTGGCAGATTCGATGCGCGTAGGGGTTTTGACAGGACACATTCCACTGAAAGATGTTGCTGCCGGAGTGACAAAAGAAAGCATCATCAAAAAGCTCAAAATGATGAGCAAATCATTGAAACAAGATTTTGGCATACAAAAACCTAAAATAGCCGTACTAGGCCTAAATCCTCATGCCGGGGAAGACGGACTGCTGGGAAACGAAGAAATAGAAATCATCCGACCGGCTATTGAAGAATTCAAATCAAAAGGCCAAATCGTGATGGGGCCTTACCCAGCTGATGGCTTTTTCGGTTCGGGAGAACACCACAAGTTTGATGCGGTTCTCGCTATGTATCACGATCAAGGTTTGATACCATTCAAAAGTCTAACCTTTTCCACAGGGGTGAACTTTACCGCTGGTTTACCTTTCGTCCGTACTTCTCCAGATCATGGAACAGCCTATGCCATAGCCGGAAAAGACCAGGCAGACGAAGGTTCGATGCGCACTGCCATCTTTGCGGCTTTGGATATTGCCAATTCGAGATTGGAAAACACCGAGTCTTAA